Proteins encoded together in one Penaeus vannamei isolate JL-2024 chromosome 41, ASM4276789v1, whole genome shotgun sequence window:
- the LOC138860494 gene encoding putative per-hexamer repeat protein 5 has translation MKAAPRSHLLHPSIVCWVKHVNDALETGIRYLARKCGSGTDLARKCGSGADLKRKCGSGTDLKRKCRSGTDPKRKCGSGTDLKRKCRSGTDPKRKCGSGTDLARECGSGADLKRKCRSGTDPKRKCGSGTDLKRKCRSGTDPKRKCGSGTDLARECGSGADLKRKCGSGTDLKRKCRSGTDPKRKCGSGTDLARECGSGADLKRKCGSGTDLARECGSGADLKRKCGSGTDLKRKCRSGTDLKRKCGSWTDLKIKCRSGTDLKRKCGSGTDLARKCGSGTDLKRKCGSGADLKRKCGSGTDLKRKCRSGTDPKRKCGSETDLARKCGSETDLARKCGSGADLKTKCGSGTDLKRKCRFGTDLARKCESGTDLKKKCGSGTDLKRKCGPGADLREKCQRGPMIFV, from the exons ATGAAAGCCGCCCCACGCTCGCATTTGTTACACCCGAGTATCGTCTGCTGGGTGAAGCATGT AAATGATGCTCTAGAGACAGGCATACGTTATCTCGCGAGAAAGTGTGGGTCCGGGACTGACCTCGCGAGGAAGTGTGGGTCCGGGGCTGACCTAAAGAGAAAGTGTGGGTCCGGGACTGACCTAAAAAGAAAGTGTAGGTCCGGGACTGACCCAAAGAGAAAGTGTGGGTCCGGGACTGACCTAAAAAGAAAGTGTAGGTCCGGGACTGACCCAAAGAGAAAGTGTGGGTCCGGGACTGACCTCGCGAGAGAGTGTGGGTCCGGGGCTGACCTAAAAAGAAAGTGTAGGTCCGGGACTGACCCAAAGAGAAAGTGTGGGTCCGGGACTGACCTAAAAAGAAAGTGTAGGTCCGGGACTGACCCAAAGAGAAAGTGTGGGTCCGGGACTGACCTCGCGAGAGAGTGTGGGTCCGGGGCTGACCTAAAGAGAAAGTGTGGGTCCGGGACTGACCTAAAAAGAAAGTGTAGGTCCGGGACTGACCCAAAGAGAAAGTGTGGGTCCGGGACTGACCTCGCGAGAGAGTGTGGGTCCGGGGCTGACCTAAAGAGAAAGTGTGGGTCCGGGACTGACCTCGCGAGAGAGTGTGGGTCCGGGGCTGACCTAAAGAGAAAGTGTGGGTCTGGGACTGACCTAAAGAGAAAGTGTAGGTCCGGGACTGACCTAAAGAGAAAGTGTGGGTCCTGGACTGACCTAAAGATAAAGTGTAGATCCGGGACTGACCTGAAGAGAAAGTGTGGGTCCGGGACTGACCTCGCGAGAAAGTGTGGGTCCGGGACTGACCTAAAGAGAAAGTGTGGGTCCGGGGCTGACCTAAAGAGAAAGTGTGGGTCCGGGACTGACCTAAAAAGAAAGTGTAGGTCCGGGACTGACCCAAAGAGAAAGTGTGGGTCCGAGACTGACCTCGCGAGAAAGTGTGGGTCCGAGACTGACCTCGCGAGAAAGTGTGGGTCCGGGGCTGACCTAAAGACAAAGTGTGGGTCTGGGACTGACCTAAAGAGAAAGTGTAGGTTCGGGACTGACCTCGCGAGAAAGTGTGAGTCCGGGACTGACTTGAAGAAAAAGTGTGGGTCCGGGACTGACCtaaagagaaagtgtgggcccggagcTGACCTAAGGGAAAAGTGTCAGAGAGGCCCGATGATATTTGTTTAA